The following proteins come from a genomic window of Salinivibrio kushneri:
- the pulA gene encoding pullulanase-type alpha-1,6-glucosidase encodes MKPTHSLFPVSAPVAVAAIMALNGCNIDRETDLPPREAGTSDASVLFADADTLLTHQTNATSLTLYYSADGRMRYNPDTQQVENATASVESTLATRDHWQTSFPHLQGNVKGFDFDFVNADIALKQWLKGQLLAIAKDGDTVLTATDVQPARALDALYAEHAEKLNYGAIPDAGHTEFRLWAPTAQQVSLVPYQSASEQNATKQRQTPIKMDFDAESGSWHVATTALNHGDYYRYQLSVYHPVTHRVERLEVTDPYSHSLSTNSSYSQVVDLNAPALKPSGWDTLSAPHSQQNPANSVIYEAHVRDFSALDQSTPQNLRGKYLAFTQNTTEPVKHLTALAQSGVTHLHLLPVFDIASINEDVAQRIDVTDRFSTLCDKVPSLKETPRLASECDNNQTIQAALTDLATQDSADTPYVQTVMAAMRQYDSFNWGYDPFHYTVPEGSYATDPEGTARILEFRKMIMAIKQNIGMNVVMDVVYNHTHQAGLGPYSVLDKVVPWYYQRLNPVTGDVEQSTCCSNTAPEHRMFAKLIDDSIATWVKDYKIDAFRWDLMGHHPLAQIEHTLAVARAINPDVYFYGEGWNFGEVANDRQFVQATQANLAGTGIGSFSDRLRDAVRGGGPFDGGEYLRKNQGFGNGQWVAPNDLQQQNSEERASALHNADLVRLGMAGNLKDFQLQTANGDVVRGDEVDYNGQPAGYAQDAWEIQNYVSKHDNQTLWDNHQYKFPYAMPLATRVRAQAVSLSTALLGQGVPFIHMGSELLRSKSMQRDSYDSGDWYNRVDFTQQTTQWDQGLPREDKDGYNWPTIETVIANHNSEAKPTPQAIANMDSYFNELVALRASSGLFHLGQGSVINQRVSFHNTGALQIPGLIVMQIDNSGSLHDSTIDATRDGIIVAINASGTAVNDFANIDATGYQLHSLQANAGNHSIAYNQQAAQVTDGKLTIPAWSVAVFEKPHQP; translated from the coding sequence ATGAAGCCCACTCACTCTTTATTCCCCGTTAGCGCGCCTGTCGCCGTCGCGGCCATCATGGCTTTAAATGGTTGTAATATCGATAGAGAAACCGATTTACCGCCACGAGAGGCGGGCACCAGCGATGCCAGTGTGCTATTTGCTGACGCCGATACCCTGCTCACTCATCAAACCAACGCCACCTCGCTCACTTTGTATTACTCCGCTGATGGCAGGATGCGCTATAACCCGGACACACAACAGGTGGAAAACGCCACCGCCAGTGTCGAGTCCACCCTCGCCACGCGCGATCATTGGCAGACATCGTTCCCCCATTTGCAAGGTAACGTCAAAGGGTTCGATTTTGACTTTGTTAACGCCGATATTGCGCTGAAGCAATGGCTTAAAGGGCAGCTTCTCGCTATCGCCAAAGACGGTGATACCGTATTAACCGCAACCGATGTGCAACCGGCCCGCGCGCTCGATGCCTTGTACGCCGAACACGCCGAAAAACTTAACTATGGGGCCATCCCTGACGCTGGACACACTGAATTTCGCCTTTGGGCCCCTACCGCACAGCAAGTCTCGCTGGTGCCCTATCAATCGGCGAGCGAACAAAACGCGACAAAACAGCGCCAAACGCCCATTAAAATGGACTTCGACGCCGAGTCAGGAAGCTGGCATGTTGCCACCACGGCGCTGAATCATGGCGACTATTACCGTTATCAACTGTCGGTCTATCACCCTGTCACACACCGTGTCGAGCGTCTCGAAGTCACGGATCCTTACTCACATAGCTTGTCGACCAACTCCAGCTATTCACAGGTGGTCGATCTGAATGCGCCCGCGCTTAAACCCAGTGGTTGGGATACGCTGAGTGCGCCTCACTCGCAGCAAAATCCTGCCAACAGCGTGATTTATGAGGCGCACGTGCGTGATTTTTCCGCGCTTGATCAATCCACTCCCCAAAATCTGCGCGGCAAGTACCTTGCTTTTACCCAAAACACCACTGAGCCAGTTAAACACTTAACCGCGCTCGCGCAATCTGGGGTTACTCACTTGCACCTGCTCCCCGTGTTTGACATTGCCTCCATCAACGAAGACGTCGCGCAGCGTATCGATGTCACCGACCGCTTCTCCACGCTATGTGACAAAGTCCCCTCACTGAAAGAGACCCCAAGGCTGGCCAGTGAGTGCGACAACAATCAAACCATCCAAGCGGCCTTAACGGATTTAGCCACCCAAGACAGTGCTGACACCCCCTATGTGCAAACGGTAATGGCGGCGATGCGTCAATACGACAGCTTTAACTGGGGTTACGATCCTTTCCATTACACTGTGCCTGAAGGCAGTTATGCGACCGACCCTGAAGGCACCGCGCGAATCCTCGAGTTTCGTAAAATGATCATGGCCATCAAACAGAATATCGGCATGAATGTAGTGATGGACGTGGTCTACAACCACACCCACCAAGCAGGGTTAGGGCCCTATTCTGTGCTGGATAAAGTCGTGCCTTGGTATTATCAGCGCCTTAACCCCGTCACTGGGGATGTTGAGCAATCCACTTGCTGCTCAAACACCGCGCCTGAGCATCGCATGTTTGCCAAACTGATCGATGACTCGATTGCCACTTGGGTGAAAGACTACAAAATCGATGCCTTCCGTTGGGATTTGATGGGGCATCATCCGCTAGCACAGATCGAGCACACACTTGCCGTTGCCCGCGCCATCAACCCAGATGTGTATTTCTATGGTGAAGGTTGGAACTTCGGTGAAGTCGCCAACGATCGCCAGTTTGTCCAAGCCACCCAAGCAAATCTTGCAGGTACCGGTATTGGCTCATTCTCTGACCGACTTCGAGATGCGGTTCGCGGCGGCGGTCCATTCGATGGCGGCGAGTATCTACGCAAAAACCAAGGCTTTGGTAATGGTCAATGGGTCGCCCCCAATGATTTGCAACAGCAAAACAGCGAGGAAAGAGCCAGTGCCCTGCATAATGCCGACCTAGTTCGTTTGGGTATGGCGGGTAACTTAAAAGATTTTCAGTTACAAACTGCCAATGGTGATGTCGTGCGCGGGGACGAGGTCGATTACAACGGTCAACCGGCTGGCTACGCGCAAGATGCTTGGGAGATTCAAAACTATGTCTCCAAGCACGACAACCAAACCTTGTGGGATAACCATCAATACAAATTCCCTTACGCCATGCCGCTCGCGACACGCGTCCGCGCCCAAGCCGTGTCACTCTCCACTGCCCTGCTGGGACAAGGGGTGCCTTTTATTCACATGGGCAGCGAACTGCTTCGTTCAAAATCCATGCAGCGTGACTCGTATGACTCGGGCGATTGGTATAACCGCGTCGATTTTACCCAACAAACTACGCAGTGGGACCAAGGGCTGCCGCGTGAAGATAAAGACGGCTACAACTGGCCAACGATTGAAACCGTGATTGCCAATCACAACAGCGAGGCCAAACCAACTCCACAGGCAATCGCCAACATGGACAGCTACTTTAATGAGCTGGTGGCGCTGCGTGCGTCGTCAGGGCTGTTCCACTTAGGCCAAGGCAGCGTGATTAACCAACGTGTCAGCTTTCACAACACCGGCGCCTTACAAATCCCGGGGCTAATTGTGATGCAGATTGATAACAGTGGCAGTCTGCACGACAGCACGATTGATGCAACGCGTGACGGGATTATCGTCGCGATCAATGCCTCTGGCACGGCGGTCAATGACTTTGCCAACATCGACGCCACCGGCTATCAGCTTCATAGCTTGCAAGCTAACGCAGGCAACCACTCGATAGCATATAACCAGCAGGCCGCTCAAGTGACCGACGGCAAACTCACCATCCCCGCTTGGTCTGTCGCCGTATTCGAGAAACCTCATCAACCTTAA
- a CDS encoding NUDIX hydrolase — MQIIAKHTDERVLPLAGKAIIKRNAARAIALDGDEILLMYTARYDDYSLPGGGMDEGETPEQAMIRELEEETGAQHIRDIRPFGCFEEYRPWYRDGADVMHMLSYCFYCQVDRELGTPTFEHYEIHNGMRPVWVSIGYAIAHNKAVMANSEKAGQSLVRETMLLEMIASQRLEQRHATA, encoded by the coding sequence ATGCAAATCATAGCCAAACATACGGATGAGCGGGTACTACCGCTGGCAGGTAAAGCCATTATCAAGCGAAATGCTGCGCGAGCCATCGCGTTAGATGGCGATGAGATTTTGCTGATGTATACCGCACGTTATGATGATTATTCGCTCCCCGGTGGCGGTATGGATGAGGGGGAAACCCCAGAGCAAGCCATGATCCGTGAGTTAGAAGAAGAGACAGGCGCGCAACATATTCGAGATATTCGCCCGTTTGGCTGCTTTGAGGAATACCGCCCTTGGTATCGTGACGGCGCCGATGTGATGCACATGTTGTCTTACTGCTTCTATTGCCAAGTCGATCGAGAGCTCGGCACTCCCACGTTCGAGCACTACGAGATCCATAACGGTATGCGGCCCGTGTGGGTGAGCATTGGCTATGCAATTGCGCATAACAAAGCGGTGATGGCAAACAGTGAGAAAGCAGGACAATCGCTAGTACGTGAAACTATGTTGCTTGAGATGATCGCAAGTCAACGTCTTGAACAGCGACACGCCACCGCCTAA
- a CDS encoding SCO family protein: MSKKAWLVAIIAVCFGLGARALFDNYQTSQKQVQAGALESQGQPFNLYNTDDPRPRIVYFGYTHCPDVCPTSLAVLSAALKSLPEPTRNAVSPIFITLDPKRDTSEKAAEYAHFFHPSITGASGSEAQIAQLAKRYGVLYRITELEDSAMDYAVDHSSFFYFLSPNGELLEKVPHTLNPEMLVAAIERVTDQNKE; the protein is encoded by the coding sequence ATGAGTAAGAAAGCTTGGCTTGTCGCCATTATTGCTGTTTGTTTTGGCTTAGGTGCCCGCGCGCTATTTGACAACTATCAAACGTCACAAAAGCAGGTACAAGCAGGGGCATTAGAGTCACAAGGGCAACCATTTAATCTTTATAATACCGATGACCCACGTCCTCGCATTGTTTATTTTGGTTATACCCACTGCCCTGATGTTTGTCCGACGTCGCTCGCCGTATTGTCTGCAGCGTTAAAATCGTTGCCCGAGCCGACACGAAACGCAGTGTCGCCAATCTTTATCACCCTCGACCCAAAGCGTGATACAAGCGAAAAAGCAGCAGAGTATGCCCATTTTTTCCATCCCAGCATCACCGGCGCCAGTGGTTCAGAGGCGCAAATTGCACAGCTGGCAAAGCGCTATGGGGTTTTATATCGCATCACCGAGCTGGAAGACTCCGCCATGGATTATGCCGTTGACCATAGCTCCTTTTTTTATTTTCTCTCGCCTAATGGTGAGCTGCTAGAGAAAGTCCCCCACACTTTAAACCCTGAGATGCTGGTTGCAGCGATTGAACGGGTCACTGATCAAAATAAGGAATAA
- a CDS encoding L,D-transpeptidase family protein, producing MPAAFATQYPLPTDGSRLVGYPEAHIVKKGEHLEAIAKDYDMGFLALLALNPGVDPYLPEPGSLVRLPNQLLLPSPPHSGIVINLAELRLYYFPEPDAKANVTGEKGDVQRDVHVFPIGIGRVGRETPTMNTYISQKREHPTWTPPQSIRKEYEKERGITLPDVVPAGPNNPLGDHALRLGYGHGEYLIHGTNKSFGIGLRVSAGCIRLRPDDVAWLFEQVDVHTPVRVINQPAKLSVEPDGRVMVEAHRPLSKNASETKERLSIKPDPQVLAILERLELSTRRYRAALSVQEGTPIEVAALTPAQLKAWQRLERVNVDTKR from the coding sequence ATGCCAGCAGCGTTTGCTACCCAGTACCCTTTACCCACAGACGGCAGTCGACTTGTTGGCTATCCAGAGGCGCACATCGTCAAAAAGGGCGAGCACTTAGAAGCCATTGCTAAAGACTATGATATGGGGTTTCTGGCGCTCTTAGCGCTCAACCCAGGAGTTGATCCCTACTTGCCTGAGCCTGGCTCTCTAGTGCGCTTGCCCAACCAGCTCTTGTTGCCCTCACCACCTCACTCAGGGATAGTGATCAACCTTGCTGAATTACGCCTGTATTATTTTCCTGAACCAGACGCTAAGGCTAACGTAACGGGAGAAAAAGGGGACGTTCAACGTGATGTTCATGTCTTTCCCATCGGGATTGGTAGAGTGGGGCGCGAAACTCCCACCATGAATACCTATATTAGCCAAAAGCGTGAACACCCGACGTGGACGCCACCGCAGAGCATTCGTAAGGAGTATGAAAAAGAGCGTGGCATCACCCTACCGGACGTGGTGCCAGCCGGGCCTAATAACCCGTTGGGCGATCATGCTTTAAGACTGGGTTATGGCCACGGTGAGTATTTAATTCATGGTACGAATAAGTCGTTTGGTATTGGGCTGCGAGTCAGCGCTGGCTGTATCCGACTTCGTCCTGATGATGTGGCATGGCTGTTTGAACAAGTGGACGTTCATACGCCCGTGAGGGTGATTAATCAGCCCGCGAAGTTGAGCGTTGAGCCTGATGGGCGAGTGATGGTAGAGGCGCATCGTCCTTTGTCAAAAAACGCAAGTGAGACCAAAGAACGTTTGTCTATTAAGCCTGATCCTCAGGTGTTGGCGATTTTAGAGCGATTGGAGCTGTCAACTCGGCGCTACCGCGCGGCTTTATCCGTGCAGGAAGGAACACCGATCGAAGTGGCGGCGTTGACACCAGCGCAGCTAAAAGCTTGGCAGCGTTTAGAGCGTGTGAATGTAGATACGAAGCGTTGA
- a CDS encoding DUF3820 family protein, translating into MDKQQLIKLATLPMPFGKYAGRVLIDLPEEYLLWFQNKAEFPKGELGELMQLCLALKVEGLEEVVAPLKNQRLSR; encoded by the coding sequence ATGGATAAACAACAGCTTATTAAGTTAGCCACCCTGCCCATGCCTTTCGGAAAATATGCTGGGCGGGTGTTGATTGATCTGCCTGAAGAATACTTACTGTGGTTTCAAAACAAAGCCGAGTTTCCGAAAGGCGAGTTAGGAGAGCTGATGCAATTGTGCTTGGCATTAAAAGTGGAAGGGCTTGAGGAAGTGGTGGCTCCCCTCAAAAATCAGCGTCTCTCCCGCTAG
- a CDS encoding Lpp/OprI family alanine-zipper lipoprotein, which yields MKIRPMALAAIASSMLLVGCTSNTALQQSVDDLSAKVDALSNDVSMMKSDVSDTKDTSQMAYDEAKRANKRIDNMAQSYTK from the coding sequence ATGAAAATCCGTCCAATGGCGCTAGCCGCTATCGCATCGAGCATGTTACTCGTCGGCTGTACCAGCAACACGGCGTTACAACAAAGCGTTGATGATTTATCAGCGAAAGTCGATGCATTGTCCAACGACGTTTCCATGATGAAAAGTGACGTGAGTGATACCAAAGATACCTCTCAAATGGCCTACGACGAAGCCAAACGTGCTAACAAGCGCATCGATAATATGGCGCAGTCTTACACGAAATAA
- a CDS encoding DUF368 domain-containing protein, producing MIKNLVATYLKGMAMGAADVVPGVSGGTIAFITGIYTQLLESIRRITPRLFTLWRKEGFKAVWQHVNGTFLCVLLAGILTSIASLAKGISWMLTHHPIPLWSFFFGLIIASALHIAKQLPAPRIRPKTVLAALLGIGFAYWITIANPLQLTASPFTVFLAGAIAVCAMILPGISGSFILLLLGMYSPILDAVHQGQFGLLGLFAVGAICGLLTFSHVLSWLLRHYYAISLAFLTGLMLGTLGKIWPWKHTLTWRTNSSGEQVPLMQDNLLPSAYEAIVGHSAQVGLAIVAMIGGFVLVLLLERFSPAQD from the coding sequence ATGATCAAGAACCTGGTTGCAACCTACCTCAAAGGCATGGCGATGGGCGCTGCGGATGTAGTCCCTGGTGTCTCTGGCGGTACGATCGCATTTATTACCGGTATCTACACGCAGTTACTTGAGAGTATTCGGCGTATCACGCCGCGTCTTTTTACACTGTGGCGCAAAGAGGGTTTCAAGGCTGTCTGGCAACATGTTAACGGCACCTTTCTTTGTGTACTCTTAGCCGGCATTCTGACCAGCATTGCCAGTCTGGCAAAAGGGATCAGTTGGATGCTAACCCATCATCCCATTCCGCTTTGGTCGTTTTTCTTTGGCTTGATCATCGCTTCAGCGTTGCATATTGCTAAACAATTGCCCGCGCCTAGAATAAGGCCTAAAACAGTTCTCGCCGCACTGCTAGGGATCGGGTTTGCCTATTGGATTACCATTGCCAACCCGTTGCAGCTTACTGCAAGCCCGTTTACCGTATTCCTTGCTGGCGCGATCGCCGTGTGTGCCATGATCTTACCGGGGATTTCTGGCAGTTTTATTTTACTGTTGCTGGGCATGTATAGCCCCATTCTTGATGCGGTACATCAAGGTCAATTCGGTTTACTCGGGCTGTTTGCGGTGGGTGCGATTTGCGGTCTGTTAACTTTCTCTCATGTTTTATCTTGGCTGCTGCGTCACTATTATGCGATCTCGCTGGCTTTTCTCACCGGCCTGATGCTGGGCACGCTAGGCAAAATATGGCCTTGGAAACACACGCTCACATGGCGTACAAATTCATCTGGTGAGCAAGTGCCTCTTATGCAAGATAACCTTCTCCCCAGCGCCTATGAAGCAATCGTGGGACACTCGGCACAAGTTGGCTTGGCTATCGTTGCCATGATAGGTGGCTTTGTGCTGGTATTACTGCTAGAGCGTTTCTCGCCTGCTCAGGACTAA
- a CDS encoding SgrR family transcriptional regulator translates to MSGQRLRAQFTRLYHHFNGDDTDTTLQAVADILACTRRNARMVLSKLEEQGWLTWQPSVGRGKLSRLAFLRSEIALREEQAAHWLGQGKMDQALACLDHDSTKLAALIQKQMGPSTQNGRQIVRLPYYRQLETLDPCKPLRRSEQHIVGQIFNGLVRYGDSERVVAPDLAHHWEAVSATHWRFYLRPGVRFHDGRLMGEQDVIASLSNLSTRRFFAHLLRVESPGPRMIDVYLSSPDPRFDHTLTLPEAVVRPAERQKSKQCDDQPIGTGPYRVVEKQPHRLVLEAFDEYFGYRALTDEIQIMVFDEAAMCYLTPSTSLTPERLASHQTKLSQKLEMDQGAGYLLLNCRDGLAKQAAWREYLHAKLSSLQLLPRLAHCGMGEYRLFNAYGLMPGWMHHEQGDAAPSAPAPTSLTVAYLSEHPLYPIIAKAMQAHLSEDGIQVNTLALSSADYFSGQHGRKIDIWLGALSFGERGQAGLFNWLGTHDLILSACTDHMLETIDAYTQRWRETQDDGCAENLARHLVAHQMVPLFHIWMGVMATPDLQDVASNAVGWFDFKSVWHKPH, encoded by the coding sequence ATGTCAGGTCAGCGACTTCGCGCACAGTTCACCCGCCTTTATCATCACTTTAACGGCGACGATACCGATACCACACTACAGGCCGTCGCTGACATTTTGGCATGTACGCGGCGTAATGCGCGGATGGTGCTGAGTAAACTAGAAGAGCAAGGCTGGCTGACCTGGCAGCCTTCCGTGGGGAGAGGGAAGCTCTCACGCCTTGCGTTCTTGCGCAGCGAAATAGCACTAAGAGAAGAGCAGGCCGCACATTGGTTGGGGCAGGGCAAAATGGATCAAGCCTTGGCGTGCCTTGACCATGATTCGACCAAACTCGCGGCGTTAATTCAAAAGCAAATGGGACCGAGTACGCAAAACGGTCGGCAAATTGTACGCTTACCTTATTACCGCCAGCTTGAAACCCTCGACCCTTGTAAGCCTTTGCGCCGTTCCGAGCAGCATATCGTGGGGCAAATCTTCAATGGCTTGGTGCGATATGGTGACAGTGAGCGGGTTGTGGCACCGGATTTAGCCCATCATTGGGAAGCGGTATCAGCGACACATTGGCGGTTTTATCTTCGCCCGGGTGTTCGTTTTCATGATGGCCGGCTGATGGGTGAGCAGGATGTGATCGCAAGCTTATCTAACCTTTCAACACGGCGATTCTTTGCTCATCTTTTACGTGTCGAGTCACCGGGACCGCGGATGATTGATGTGTACCTTTCCTCACCTGACCCGAGGTTTGATCATACGCTTACCTTGCCTGAAGCAGTTGTTCGCCCGGCTGAGCGACAAAAAAGCAAGCAATGTGACGATCAACCGATAGGTACGGGCCCCTATCGCGTGGTAGAGAAGCAACCACATCGCTTAGTGCTTGAGGCATTTGATGAGTATTTTGGGTATCGCGCGCTGACCGATGAAATTCAGATTATGGTCTTTGACGAGGCGGCGATGTGTTACTTAACCCCGAGTACATCGTTGACGCCGGAACGATTAGCAAGCCACCAAACCAAGCTTAGTCAAAAACTAGAGATGGATCAGGGAGCGGGTTACCTGTTGCTGAATTGTCGCGATGGATTGGCGAAACAGGCAGCTTGGCGTGAATACTTGCATGCCAAGCTGTCATCTTTGCAGCTGCTTCCGCGTTTGGCGCATTGTGGCATGGGCGAGTACCGGCTTTTTAACGCTTATGGGCTGATGCCTGGCTGGATGCATCATGAGCAAGGAGACGCAGCGCCAAGTGCGCCAGCGCCGACTTCACTGACGGTCGCGTATCTATCTGAGCACCCTTTGTATCCGATTATTGCGAAAGCGATGCAGGCACATTTAAGTGAGGATGGCATTCAAGTTAACACTCTCGCACTATCTTCTGCTGATTACTTTAGCGGTCAACATGGTCGTAAAATCGATATTTGGCTGGGGGCATTGAGTTTTGGCGAGCGCGGTCAGGCGGGTTTATTCAACTGGCTTGGCACGCATGATCTTATCTTGAGTGCTTGTACTGATCATATGCTCGAAACCATTGACGCCTATACACAGCGCTGGCGAGAGACACAAGATGATGGCTGTGCGGAAAACTTGGCCCGACACTTAGTGGCCCACCAAATGGTACCGCTGTTTCATATCTGGATGGGCGTCATGGCGACGCCAGATCTACAGGATGTGGCATCGAATGCTGTGGGTTGGTTTGATTTTAAATCAGTGTGGCATAAGCCGCATTAA
- a CDS encoding copper chaperone PCu(A)C, translated as MTSFKSFVAAIAFMVAPFVHAHGEFFIHDAYARATAPGAPNSAAFMIIDNQSEVLKRVVSASTPAAKRVELHEHAMVDGMMEMRQIAQILVPKGEQVTLKPGGLHVMLFDLTQPLKVGEHISLTLNTADGHSLTKQIPVKSVMAGMKHHNKEMHANHE; from the coding sequence ATGACATCATTCAAATCTTTTGTTGCCGCTATCGCCTTTATGGTTGCACCATTCGTGCATGCCCATGGTGAGTTTTTTATTCATGACGCCTATGCGCGTGCCACTGCACCTGGTGCACCAAATAGTGCCGCCTTTATGATTATTGATAATCAAAGTGAGGTGCTAAAACGTGTGGTGAGCGCGAGCACCCCTGCCGCAAAGCGGGTTGAGCTGCATGAACACGCGATGGTGGATGGCATGATGGAAATGCGACAAATCGCGCAAATTCTGGTGCCTAAAGGCGAACAAGTCACGTTGAAACCAGGCGGCCTACATGTGATGCTTTTTGATCTTACCCAGCCACTCAAAGTAGGCGAGCACATTTCATTGACATTAAACACCGCAGACGGTCATTCACTGACCAAACAGATCCCTGTTAAGTCTGTCATGGCGGGGATGAAACATCACAACAAAGAGATGCACGCAAACCACGAATAA